One window of Gymnogyps californianus isolate 813 chromosome 10, ASM1813914v2, whole genome shotgun sequence genomic DNA carries:
- the LSG1 gene encoding large subunit GTPase 1 homolog: protein MGKKRGAGLGRCLQRQRGLERRGTSSWLHASEVGGERGPELRSAPEQSPLEEFLATAELAGTRFVAERLNIQIVSAQSRTGLLTAQEAHRVRQLHEENRQFLRIPRRPRWDRTTSAEDLKQTERESFLEWRRQLAHLEEEKKLILTPFERNLEFWRQLWRVIERSDIVVQIVDARNPLLFRCQDLESYVKEVSNDKENMILINKADLLSEEQRAAWAQFFEKEGVKVVFWSALAECKRLSGEAKELDTEDVAEDPSDSEDESYSQEDDDTAQDSAESTSTGNALQTVNQVLVSDDDSSDEYEDCEDDEEEAWQTCSEDEGGDKVNAIAPERMESRTDGAAVPHVVQEQNRNVRNFSHLVQRNELLEIFKTMHNGPRVKDGEVNVGLVGYPNVGKSSTINTILGNKKVSVSATPGRTKHFQTLYVEPGLCLCDCPGLVMPSFISTKAEMICSGILPIDQMRDHVPPISLVCQHIPRNILEATYGINIIRPREDEDPDRKPTAEELLTAYGYMRGFMTAHGQPDQPRSARYVLKDYVSGKLLYCHPPPGIDPNDFQHQHQRCPESTTVQASGQVKPEKNTKAKQIENVVDKTFFHQENVRALVKGVRAAMGYRPGSGLVPVTTPYPGNVVGKPWKKHGNRNKKEKIRRITKHLEA from the exons ATGGGCAAGAagcggggcgcggggctgggCCGCTGCCTGCAGCGGCAGCGCGGCCTGGAGCGCCGCGGCACCTCCTCATGG CTGCACGCCAGCGAGGTGGGGGGCGAGCGCGGCCCGGAGCTGCGGTCGGCGCCCGAGCAGAGCCCGCTGGAGGAGTTCCTGGCCACGGCCGAGCTGGCCGGCACCCGCTTCGTGGCTG AGCGTCTGAACATCCAGATCGTGTCTGCCCAGAGTCGCACTGGCCTGCTCACAGCCCAGGAGGCACACCGTGTCCGGCAGCTGCATGAGGAGAACCGGCAGTTCCTGCGCATCCCACGGAG GCCACGTTGGGATAGGACAACCAGTGCGGAGGACTTGAAGCAAACTGAGAGGGAGAGCTTTCTCGAATGGAGGCGACAGCTTGCCCA ccttgaggaagaaaagaagttaattCTAACCCCATTTGAACGAAACTTGGAATTTTGGCGTCAGCTTTGGAGAGTCATTGAAAGAAG tgataTTGTAGTCCAGATAGTAGATGCTAGAAACCCCCTTCTGTTTAGATGCCAAGATCTG gaaagTTATGTTAAGGAAGTCAGCAATGACAAGGAGAACATGATCCTGATAAACAAAGCAGATTTGCTGAGTGAGGAGCAGCGGGCTGCTTGGGCACAGTTCTTTGAGAAAGAGGGCGTTAAGGTGGTGTTCTGGTCAGCTTTGGCAGAGTGCAAACGGCTATCTGGAGAAGCAAAG GAACTAGACACTGAAGATGTAGCAGAGGACCCGAGTGATTCTGAGGATGAAAGCTACAGTCAAGAAGATGACGACACAGCACAAGATAGTGCAGAAAGCACATCCACAGGCAATGCTTTGCAAACTGTAAATCAAGTTCTGGTTAGTGATGATGACAGTAGTGATGAATATGAAGACTgtgaagatgatgaagaggaggcCTGGCAAACCTGTTCTGAAGATGAAGGCGGGGACAAAGTAAATGCTATTGCCCCAGAGAGGATGGAAAGCAGGACTGATGGTGCTGCAGTGCCGCATGTAGTGCAGGAGCAGAACAGGAACGTCAGGAACTTCAGCCATCTGGTACAGAGAAATGAGCTgctggagatattcaaaaccatGCACAATGGACCAAGGGTGAAGGATGGGGAAGTAAATGTTGGGCTG GTGGGTTACCCTAATGTTGGCAAAAGTTCGACCATCAACACAATCCTTGGAAATAAGAAGGTCTCGGTGTCTGCTACACCAGGCCGTACGAAACACTTTCAG ACCCTGTATGTGGAGCCTGGCCTGTGCCTATGTGACTGCCCTGGTCTGGTGATGCCATCTTTCATCTCTACCAAGGCAGAAATGATTTGTTCTGGAATTCTGCCTATAGACCAGATGAGGGACCATGTCCCACCCATTTCTCTA GTTTGCCAGCATATCCCACGAAACATTTTGGAAGCAACCTATGGAATAAATATCATAAGGCCAAGGGAAGACGAGGATCCAGATCGAAAGCCAACAGCTGAAGAGCTGCTAACAGCATACGGAT ATATGAGAGGCTTTATGACAGCTCATGGACAGCCAGACCAGCCGAGATCAGCTCGATATGTGTTAAAAGACTATGTCAGT GGGAAGCTGTTATATTGCCATCCGCCTCCTGGCATTGACCCAAATGATTTTCAGCACCAGCATCAAAGATGCCCAGAGAGCACAACTGTGCAGGCCAGTGGACAGGTGAAGCCTGAGAAGAataccaaagcaaaacaaattgaaaatgtggtggacaaaacatttttccaccAG